ttataaatgtgacagtttgtttgtttgttagtttatcCGTCAATCgcactgaaactactgaacgaattttgatgaaatttggtataaagacagggtatgagctgacttgggtagTAGGTTTCTTTATATCCCGAGtgaatgctcccttgggataaggaacaggaatcttgatatccgggcggagcatGGACGAGGGTCTAATAActtatcctacaaatattataaatgcgaaagtttgtaaggatgtgtgtgtgtttgttactgtttcacgcaaatactactggaccgactgcaatgaaatttggtacgtagacagctggacaactggaataacatatgggaaacttattatcccgatattcttacgagatacgtacttacgcgggtgaaaccgcggggcgcagctaataaaTCATATAGGTCGTCTAACGCTATCATTTTGCTACACTGGTTACACTGCTGCTTTAAATCATGTTAACCTACCCAAAAACTACCGtaataggaaatatttttcCTTGAATCATgatataggtattttattgttaggtTATTGTAAACATAGGTACCGAATATGTTCTATTTCAGTATGATTTTAGaggtatttcaataaaacattttacatagGTTACACGACTACGATTGTTGCCATTAGATGTCAAGGCATTATAGAggaatataatgattaatgaaataattaatttgaattagttTGGggtatacaatttttttaggtCATCGGCGACAATGGTGCTGCTGGGTCGTAGTAAGGGttatcaccgcccatgaacatttggagaggcgtaaggtcgattgtaGACCTTAcccctctacaaatggattactGACTTCACATTgaaaagggattaagaaaggattgacgaaacgaataaaggaaaggacccagtcctttcctttattatattaaggataaggaaaaggatatgggcctctggaaactgacattattttattttataatgaagggtttaaaatattgtttttttacgtTGATTCAACCCGAACGAATAGTAGTTAGTTACGATACTTAGTTCTGCCTTAGGTATATAGGAAACATTAACTCACACATTGGTTGTAATTGCTTGTGTTAGTTTTATAGGCAGTAACcggattaattaattcattggACATCGAtcgttacatatttatatgttgaagaattattattaaacatttacaattatttatttattagtttaatcaATACCAGCATATGAGACGTTCGTTTAAGTGtgtgctttttaaatatatgtaacaatGAGAAGGCTCACAACAAAACAggttaaaacaaattcaattttttcttttgtagcattgaaatgctttataaatgagaaattttgaaagaatagaatttttttttaacacgaggtgggattcgaacccacgtTTTTTGcgaaaccgtagcaacgcctagcctctcagccacccgtgatccctcACGAATCCCACCtagtgatcaattttttttctattctttcaaaatttctcatgttaaaataatttattgatatatttatattatttctatttaaatcttttggaaatattctttgaaaaataaaataaccgaaaattattcaaaattatgttaacCCACAATTGACTTTAGAAtacttaaaattgtttacttgTGAAACCATCAAAGAAAATAGAACGGCTGTATATTGCTATATCTGAATTTCTGTAGaacatcaaataatttatttgaaatttggcGCCGAAACTCCCCAAGATGACCCACAGACAGGCATCCTACCATCAACttgatgtatattattattacttaataatcGTTATATTTCGAATATTACAATCAGCTgaagtatataatttcaataattctgtgcaaaaacaattttcacataacaattatttatcgtttatatttgaaattattcaatgCCCTTATAATATCcttcataatacatttttactttatcacgtatttttaatatcacatatCACAAAGAGGAAGTATTTTCGTttcatttggaaattaaacaAGTTTTGAAACTCCTTTGAAAGTCCAGTCAATACCTACAGATGTGAAAGATATCGAAgtttcactgattgattttaaaGTTTCACCAGTTGAAGCTTtcaacatttcattatttgcattattcatctaatatataaaattctcgtgtcacagttttcgttgccatgctcctccgaaacggcttgaccgaatttgatgaaattttttgtgcttatccgttatctatgagaatcggccaacatctatttttaatccCCCTAAGTGATAAGAGTaaagcagaacagcgtttgccgcgtcagctagtatatatatagtattctTTATACTCGAGGTTACATatcgtattattaatatatgagtATGTTTGTCACTGAACTCTTTCTACCTAAATGGACTGATTTTAATCATTCATGTTTCTTTTGGATTCCACAAAGGTAGAGATAGAGCTTAGATTTATAGTTTCGAAAGTGAGCGATACGGCGGGTAAAGGCtagatgtttatataatttttaaacgttttcaGGTGTTGGTCATCATAGGGCTGTTGTTTAGCAATATATCGGATGGATATATTTTTGGTCAATTGTCCGGGATGATAGACGCTCTGCGGGCTCCAGATAGTCCCATACCTGTTACAGAAGAGGATATTTCCTGGATtggtacatatttttcatttattttagtactAACTTTCCGCCCGCAGAGCCCAGCTCAGCATAGCTTCCAGGCTAAAAAATACCCTTTGACTTTTTCGGCTTCCCATATCTGTAcctaatttcattcaaattggttcagtggttttagGGTACGTGTGAGGAAGAGATAGACATAGTCAGATTTGGCCTTGCATTTATGATGTTATTGGGGATATGCCAAATAAGTGTTTcagacatatttatttcctaaTTTTTACCGTTTCAAATTTAACCGTTGGTTCCAACCCGTTTAAAGCCTATGGTCCCTTCCCCCGTTAAAAAAGGTATTTGaagaaaagaagaaatttCATAGAGCTTTTAACCAAATCAAATGTGGAATCTTGACAACTAAAACAATTCCACCTACTACtgcaaatgtaattttattcaagcTTAGTCCATTACTCATTGTTAGGAAAGTGTCCGTGCGTTTTGTATTAATACTTCTGTTTCTTAATACTTAATAGAATTCTAAAGTGGTTGATAAAatagatatgtattttatatttttactgttatttaaaGTCCTAAAATCGTTAATTGTATACCGTGTTAATGTTTTCAGCGTCCATACTAAACCTGATGTGTCTCTGCGGCTTCGCCCTCTTTGCTATAGTCGATCAGTTCATGGGCCGTGGAAAATCTGTCATGTTCCTGAGTACACCCATCCTTGCAACGTGGATCATGTTGTATTATGCCCAGAGCAAAGCTATGCTGTTAATATCCCGAGTGATTGTTGGTACCTTCTTTGGAAGTATACTGATGGTTTCATATGCGAACATAGGCGAATATATTTCACCAGATAATCGGGCATTGTACACGAATTTAGTATGTGGTGCTGGACCAATAATAGGTATAATGCTAGGccatattttaagtattttattcaattggaGACTCGTAGCACTTTTGGGAATAATTCCCACAAGTATGTCAATAATTCTCCCAATATTTTGGGTTGAAAGCCCTTCATGGTTGGCGTCAAAGGGACGTTTTGAAGACTGTAAGCAAGCATTTGTAGCTTTGCGTGGTTCTAGTAAAGAGGCTTGTGATGAATTGGATACATTGATAACATACGAAAAGGCTAAACAAAGAGCGTTCAAGTTGCAGAATCGGCACACTatgttttctaaattattgatagcttttaaacataaatatttttggaagGTCATGGGCTTGACAGTTATAAGTATAGTATATAGAGTAGCATCGGggcgtattttattttccactTTTGCTATTACT
Above is a genomic segment from Zerene cesonia ecotype Mississippi chromosome 19, Zerene_cesonia_1.1, whole genome shotgun sequence containing:
- the LOC119834297 gene encoding sugar transporter ERD6-like 4 codes for the protein MFLLDSTKVLVIIGLLFSNISDGYIFGQLSGMIDALRAPDSPIPVTEEDISWIASILNLMCLCGFALFAIVDQFMGRGKSVMFLSTPILATWIMLYYAQSKAMLLISRVIVGTFFGSILMVSYANIGEYISPDNRALYTNLVCGAGPIIGIMLGHILSILFNWRLVALLGIIPTSMSIILPIFWVESPSWLASKGRFEDCKQAFVALRGSSKEACDELDTLITYEKAKQRAFKLQNRHTMFSKLLIAFKHKYFWKVMGLTVISIVYRVASGRILFSTFAITLMQEITGSSNILLFTLAVDMFTISGVLLSCFLIKKLKIRTLIINFGIISNTILTVLAICLCYLPTTNIYFSCIRVFLLASYFIILSAGPYAVLEALISEIFPLEIKSFCMFLLGLAGSPLQFLSVKLAPSMFSSIGYHGVFFLNAETKGRSLQEIETYFRQGSFEIKCENSETAKKLIPDYKINL